The Sulfuricella sp. DNA segment AAATTGACCACACGGTTATTCCCGGTGCGCCCGGATAAATCCCCGCCACCCTTTTTGGCAGAACCTTCTACTAAAATTCGTTGCCTCGAGCCGATCATGCCTTGACTTAAACCCTGAGCCTGTTGATCCAATTTGTCCTGCAATCGCTTCAAACGCTCCTGTTTCACCGCGAGAGGCGTGTTATCGAGGAGATCAGCAGCGGGTGTGCCCGGGCGGGCGCTGTAGATAAAACTGTAACTTGCATCGAAACCAATATCATCAACCAGTTTCATTGTAGCCTCGAAATCCTCCTCAGTCTCACCTGGAAAGCCCACAATAAAATCCGATGAAATTGCCACATCCGGTCGGATAGCCCGCAATTTTCGTATTTTTGACTTGTACTCAAGTATGGTATAGCCTCTTTTCATGGCTGCCAATACACGATCCGAGCCTGACTGAACAGGCAAGTGTAGCGTACTCATCAATTTGGGGATTGACGAATAGGCATCAATCAGTGGCTGTGAAAATTCGACTGGATGTGAAGTCGTGAATGACAATCGTTCGATGCCAGACATCTCTGCCAGGTAATGAAGCAAAAGCGACAGATCCGCAAACTCGCCGCCATGCATCACACCCCGGTAGGCATTTACATTCTGCCCCAAAAGCGTGATCACATTTACCCCGTGAGCTACAAGCTGTGCTGCTTCTGCAATGACATCATCAAAAGGACGCGAAACTTCTGTTCCTCGTGTAAAAGGCACGATGCAGTATGAGCAATATTTGTCACAGCCCTCCATGATCGACAAGTAAGCGCTCGGCCCCTCGACACGTGGCTCTGACAAATAATCGAATTTTTCTATTTCAGGAAAGGAAATATCGACTTGGGCTATTCCAGACAACTTCCTCGCGCGAATCAATTGCGGAAGCCGATGCAGCGTTTGAGGCCCAAATACCACGTCAACATAAGGAGCACGGGTTAGAATTGACGCCCCCTCCTGGCTGGCAACGCAACCGCCCACGCCGATAATCAGATCAGGATTGCCATTCTTCAGCGGTTTCCATCGACCCAGTTGGTGGAAAACCTTTTCCTGCGCGTTTTCCCGAATAGAACAGGTATTCAGCAGAATCACATCGGCATCCTCTGGACGGTCCGTAATGACCATATTCTCCTGAGCGATCAACACATCAGCCATCTTCGACGAGTCATACTCGTTCATCTGACAGCCGAATGACTTAATGTATATTTTCTTGGGCACAATCGCTCGCACAAACAACAAAGCCCTCACGAGGAGGGCTTTGTTTACTGCATAAGGAGCTTGGCGGTGACCTACTTTCACATGCGAGGTGCACACTATCATCGGCGCTAAGTCGTTTCACGGTCCTGTTCGGAATGGGAAGGGGTGGTTCCAACTTGCTATGGCCGCCAAGCATAACTTGTAACTGCTAGCTATCAGCATTGAGCTGTCAGCTATCAGTGTAAAACGGAAGAAGTAAGGGTATTTGATTGTACTGGCTTCGTATTGAAGCCGCTTAAGGTTATAGGATCAAGTCTCACGGGCAATTAGTATCGGTTAGCTTAACGCATTACTGCGCTTCCA contains these protein-coding regions:
- the miaB gene encoding tRNA (N6-isopentenyl adenosine(37)-C2)-methylthiotransferase MiaB — its product is MPKKIYIKSFGCQMNEYDSSKMADVLIAQENMVITDRPEDADVILLNTCSIRENAQEKVFHQLGRWKPLKNGNPDLIIGVGGCVASQEGASILTRAPYVDVVFGPQTLHRLPQLIRARKLSGIAQVDISFPEIEKFDYLSEPRVEGPSAYLSIMEGCDKYCSYCIVPFTRGTEVSRPFDDVIAEAAQLVAHGVNVITLLGQNVNAYRGVMHGGEFADLSLLLHYLAEMSGIERLSFTTSHPVEFSQPLIDAYSSIPKLMSTLHLPVQSGSDRVLAAMKRGYTILEYKSKIRKLRAIRPDVAISSDFIVGFPGETEEDFEATMKLVDDIGFDASYSFIYSARPGTPAADLLDNTPLAVKQERLKRLQDKLDQQAQGLSQGMIGSRQRILVEGSAKKGGGDLSGRTGNNRVVNFLGDASLIGRFVDVTITAAYAYSLRGEFLDGTGTS